attaaCTACAGTGTGTGCGCTCTTTTCTCTTCAgacattttcgttgatttccATGAGGGGGGTATTCTAATATGTCATGTCATGCAAtagattgtgggataccttaagggttGCGCCTGTAAGGGACGTTGCAGGCTTCTTAGGCAAAACTAGCTCCGGGAAGGAGCATTCAGGCtaattttcctacctccttccttactgactgctcTATTCGGACACCACTTATCATGGTGGCCGCtgatgcacttctgctttggctacaGAGCCCCTAAATACATTTTGGGATGCAGCCATTGTGTGCTCGTTACACTGTCCCATAGACATAGAGCATTCGAGTGGAATGCTCTATGTCCTGGAGGGGGtggggtgtgaagtgctttctttagatttaaagggacagcaccaaaacaagttgctctctgATGTACCTCAGAACGAGGATAAAAAGGGGGaacgtgggggtaaattaaagATGAATTCAGACCAATGCATAGCAGTTAATTTtctatagaccacaactgaaggatttaatgtaaaaaaaaaaaagaactaaaagcaTGGTATATTCCCTTTTTAAAGCTACGAAGGGAAGAACATCCTGTTAAGCACTACAGATTAAGAATGGGATTCAATTCATGTTCTTGTACTGTATGGGTAAAGACAGACGAGTCATCTCCCTAGTGTGAACTTGTGTAGCATTTTTCTAGTCATCGTGAACGCCCAGAGTGCTTCAGatgagccacattcacccagtcacacTAATGAAAATCATTCAAAATGCATTGACATTTTTTGGTTTctttaaagacaaaatgttggATGGTTCAAGTAAGATTTATACctttttgaattattttctctttgcaaggcactgtgttgAATCTTTGTTCTTTGAACAGAAATATAGTCTCCACAATAAATCTGGGCTGTCCCCTGGATCTAAAGTTCATTGCCCTGCAAGCTAGAAATGCAGAGTACAATCCAAAGGTACACAATTCTGATATTCAACTATTCCCTTTTTCGTTTTCAGCTGCTGTGTACTcatgtagttttttttcaccCACCTTATCAGCGCTTTGCAGCTGTAATCATGAGGATCCGTGAGCCTCGAACAACAGCGCTGATCTTCAGCTCAGGGAAAATGGTCTGCACAGGAGCTAAGAGGTCAGTTGGTCTGTTCATCTGGATTAGCCTGGACTCACTGGTGATGACATTTTAGCTTATGACTGGATCTAAgtcatttaactttttcatgtttcattttGATTGTACATTGCAAGAGAATTTGAAGAGGTTCTTAAAAATATGTAATGAATtattaaaactgtaaatgttgCATTCAAGGTTTTCAAGACATCAGAAGCCCTTTGGTGTACTACATTTTTAATTGGCTGAAAACATGTAAAAGCATTTGGACTCCCAACAACATGtagaagaaatggaaaatgtgCAGCAATGAGAAGTTGGATAAACatgcaaataataaaatgatgctGGATAGTTAACAGTGGGAGCTGAAGCCACAGACAGTAGATTTCTTCTGTTACTGTTTACAGGTTTCATGATGGATATGGTTAGAATATTATGGTTTTCTTTAATTTAGAAGAAATTTGTTTCACGAATGATTGGGGTGTAGGTGTttgaattttggattttctccaCACATGGtgtgaatataaaaaagttCTTCTTCCCTTCTGTCCAATTTCCCTTCCTTATGTTCaatttctcttccttttttgcATCAATATTTTTATCAGGTGTAAGAGTGCATTAAAACAGCAATCAGTACTACTTGTACAGCATAACTCACAACACAACTAAGATAAAGATGAAAGAATATTAGCACGGAAGAAGTACTGTGTATCCTGATGAATAAGGCCTACAGTCCACCTCCTATAGCATTTGTATGTATAAAAGGGCTGTTTTAGGCCTTGGTCTGTTCTAACTTTGTATTTGGGTGCCGGCAGTGAGGAGCAGTCCCGCCTAGCAGCACGGAAATACGCCCGAGTGGTGCAGAAACTCGGCTTCCCTGCTCGCTTTCTCGACTTTAAGATTCAGAATATGGTGGCCAGCTGTGACGTCTGCTTCCCCATCAGGCTGGAAGGACTGGTTCTCACTCACCAACAGTTCAGCAGGTACAAAAAGCAGCTTTCTGTCTCAAACACcagcctttaacatttttagccATACAAAACTGACCCGCTGATTTCGCTGTATCGATCTAATCAGCAGACTGGTTGCTATTAAAGACAAGCAGATGAAGCTGAAATTGTCTCCTTGCATGTTCAGCTGTTTTAGTCCAGTGTTCTGGGTCATCAAGCACTTTGAGGTAAAGGTTCAGTTGTTGAGGACCTCAAAGTGAGTCCAGAAAGAAGCTGGACTGTCTTTTCTTTAGGTGCGCACTACAGTACATCTACACACATGGTGAAGAAGTGTTTGGGACTTCAGCCTTGTGACAAGAATAACGGTGAGgaagtcaataaaaaaaagacagtccAGTCCTGAAACTGTAGCTCTGAAACTAAAATCCTGCCATGCAGTTTAATCAGCAAAAGCAGGCTGTAGCTTGGTTCAACCACTGATAAGAAATCATGTCTTCACAGAACCACAGTCTGAGTCTGCGCGTTTTGCCCATTCTGCTGGAAACCCTGCACTGTGgctgatttaaaattattctgcAAGCCCAGTGGGTCAAAATTCCTCCAGTGATGATTAAAACTCACTGCAAGTTATCAAAAAGACTTGCCAACAACCAGGAGGCCATAACCTTCACATGGGGCAAGAATGGATTGGTCACTTTTTCTCTTAATAAAAGGATTTGAAAATGGCTGTATTTGCCTGCGTTATCTTTGCtgtgtgaccccccccccccccccccccccccccccaccccgaaaagtaaaacagaagaaatttgTAAAGGAACTAATGCAGAGAAATGCTTTACCACACACCAAATAAACTTATTTCCAAGACCACGTCATTGATGAAACCTAAATCCTGGAAAATACTGGTGAGAGGACCCAGGACACTGAATAAGACAGTCAATGATTGGTCTTTGTTAAATATTAGAGGACTCGGTGCCATCCTATTGGCCAAAGGAGGACAGATAGGATGACCAACAGTGGTGCATGTAacagtgtttttattaaaaacagaattttgtCCTTGCTGAATAAATGAATTGTTGCATTTTCCTAAAATTATGTTGTCCTCCCGATTTGCTCATTAGCTAACCTGAAAGCGTGTCGCTGTTGATCTTCCATTGGTCTTACTCTAATAGACTGTTTTGGCCTGTTCTCggcctcccctggttcttttatctgataatgtaGTGTGTGCATtatagacttctgtagtaataaagactcttcaaaccgtaactatattttaccatatttactctaaaaggcagaggaatttttacagacagaaactATGTTCTCATAACGCCATGCAGACGGTCCCTGAGAACTTTGTtagtcaccttttttttttggtatttaagGTTAGTCACCTTAAATAGCAATCATGTGTCCACCCCTTCAGGGCGTTCCCAGTATGATATGAGCATTGCGTTTATCCCGTTTGTAGAGAAGATCGGTAATGTAGTACCCATCTCACCAATAAGTCATTCTGTCCAGTCTGAATATGTCAGACACTTTGTCTTCAGAGTCAGTTTATATGTAATTTCCATGACAACCAACTTTGCAGTTCAGTCTTTGTAATCTCATGATCTCTTACACTGTGGTTGTTCTCTTCACAGCTATGAGCCGGAGTTATTCCCAGGACTCATCTACCGGATGGTGAAACCCCGTATCGTCCTGCTCATCTTTGTATCTGGGAAGGTGGTTCTGACAGGTAATGAAATCCTGATAAATGAATGTCCTGAGACATGATCAGAAACGTTGCTTTGTGGATGAATCAGTTCAAAGAACATGTTCATAGGTGGAGCCAAGCTCATTTTAACCTAAAAATGGCCTGATTATTACCCCTGACGAGAGCTGGGGGACTATTTTTACTATCTTGTGGGGACCCAGTATTGCTAACCCATTCTTCTCCCCTCACTTTAAACTGCATTATAATGCCTTTGTGTTTGCTTTAAATGTAACAATGTGAACTGAAGCCTCAAGCCATAACCATCAAAACTAATAGATTAAGCTGAGGTGTTTTGCACGCCAGTTTTATTGATTCTGGATATGAGATGCAGCCGAGATGAGCTGAGGTAGCTCCAGCTTAATGCTTAACTGCACAGGCTAGAAGCTGAAATAGCCGCACAGATGTCTTACATTTCCAAGAGTCTGTCTGCTCCTGAATCAAAATCAGTGTTTTATTAAAGCGCAAATaccctgctgtgttttttaaacCTGATCATGGTTGCCAAAATTATGACTCTgggatttatttagatttttatggcTGTAGAGTTGTTTAAGTGCTTCTACCCTTCTTTCCAAGACAGTAACTGGCAGATGGTGAAGGCTGGAGTTaagtattacttttgttttggACTGCTCAATAATAGtttaaaggacaaaacaaaatctCAAGCTAAATCCCATCTTTGTTGATGAGATGGTAACAGGAGGGATTAAAATTGGTCACAATTACAAACGTCTCAGATACAATTTCAGTTATTTTGCTTCCTGAAAATCAAAAACAATGACATATTTGACTTACGGTATTAAAGTATAGCATAGCTGTATGGGCATAGGAAACATGAGAATAAAGCTGACATATTTGATATGTTGGTGACTAATGCatgaatttaaaatacattttaaaacccaACTTTagacaaaatgtgacaaaagaaTAACAAACAGTTCATGTTCACTTTAGAATGGTTAACTGGTGAATTTGAACCTGGCAGAGCTGAAATTTCAAACTAGATCTTAAGGATGAACTGCCTGACAACACAAATGAGCAATAATGATTATTCTGTCTTCCTTCTAAATATTTTTGATCACAATCAACATGTTCTGGAATTTCCATCAGCAGGACTGTGAAGTCCTGAGAGACTTTTCATGTACCAACAACCTGTCTTTATTTGGATCTGACTTTGCCATTAGAACCGttctatttatttctattttcatcTTGTTGGCTTTCAGGAGCTAAGGACCGTGCAGAGATCTACGAAGCATTTGAGAACATTTATCCCATCCTGAAAGGCTTCCGAAAGCAGTGACGgcacttttttgttcttgtgtAAATAGGATGGATGTAtttaaaggtgtgtgtgtgtgtgtgtgtgtgtgtgtgtgtgtgtgtgtgtgtgtgtgtgtgtgtgtgtgtgtgtgtgtgtgtgtgtgtgtatgttgatTTCAGTGTCGCACCATCATTTCACTTCACCAGAAGgaaatttgttttagagttagCTGATCTTTCCTGAAGgagaataaataattttctaaGTCTCAGCTTAAGTCGTTTGTTCATGCCTGCAGTTGGAAAaatactactagtagtagttgaGTTTGATTTCAGCTTCCCCTGCCATCTGTCAAAGGGTCCTTGGGTCTTGTTTTAGTCGATGGCTACATTGAGTGCAGCTGCTTATTTGTATATTGAAGTATGTTTGCACCCGTGTGTGAATGGATGGGTGATTGTTGTAAAAAGCATCCTGGTAAGGCCACAGGAGAGCCATTACTGTTCAGTCTATTTACCATGAAACAGTGGTTCTCATTTTTGTAATATCAGATCACTGCAATAAAGAACGTAACGCCATAccgacatgttttttttttttaatactgcaGTACAAAAGGATGTTTGTGAGTTTGCTGCAATACAAACCAAGAAAAGGACATTCTCTATCAGCTGGCTCTGCATGATTGGTTGAAGGGTGCAGTCCATACTGACTGGATATGTCCAAGTTTCAAAGTGGAAAGGTTAACAGCAAGACACCTTGACTTTGATTCCTTGTGTGTTGGCAACCAATGTTAACAGAACTGCAATTGCAGGAATAATCCCATTTTACTACTGGTGCTTAAAACCCATTTGTTAAAGTTAAATACTTTATCAGCTTATCTTTGCAGGAATCAATCTGCAATACAGTCCATTGACCATACAAATAAACCTCTTTACTCCAACGTCCACTAATTTACCTGAAGTTTCACCCAGAGTCGCCTGCCACAGCAACACCTCCAGGATGTTGATAAAATATAGCCAttgtaaaaagtaaaagctgGACCCTCTACAGTTTGCTTACCGGACAAACGGGTCGGCAGATTGACTGCTCCAATTTGGGTATATACTTCATCGTGGACCACCCAGGGACAtatgccaggatcctgtttggaGCCTTCACCTCGACCATCAACCCACACACCCTCCACCATAAACTCACCCATCTCAGTGCCAGCCTTCACCTGACAGTGGATCACCAGCTTACTGACGGACGCCAGCGTCAGGTGCAGCTCTGGAGCATTGAAAGTGGAATCCGACGGGGATGTGGCTCCCCACTGTTGTTTACTTTGGTTACAGAGGTCAAATTAAGTAAGAATAGTAGCCTAGCTGttttattattctgttttattttcctatattttaatcatgtaaagcactttgcattgtctctgtactgaattgtgctatataaatacatttgccttgccttgcctagctGGATTTGACATTTAGAAAGCAGATaattagttaattagctgatgATGACTTTTAAATCAATGGGTAAAATATTGCAAACCAATACAGACAGTTTCTctagattaatttatccagcttTCTCCTTACCTTTATCAAACAAAACTACTGTCAATAGTTaaaattttaactttattta
This Fundulus heteroclitus isolate FHET01 chromosome 19, MU-UCD_Fhet_4.1, whole genome shotgun sequence DNA region includes the following protein-coding sequences:
- the tbpl2 gene encoding TATA box-binding protein-like 2, with product MIMDDLALERYFDDSIANESSYIGEEELGLQSPQKQPHASSSKAQNSSQLSNGTSGKLGDDLDLSFLPDDLNNQSSSSTAAAATNQNAAPDALDDSGICLDNSLPDSGATELRQGTVDLGQESRASPFCPMTPMTPMTPMTPVTEKSGIIPQLQNIVSTINLGCPLDLKFIALQARNAEYNPKRFAAVIMRIREPRTTALIFSSGKMVCTGAKSEEQSRLAARKYARVVQKLGFPARFLDFKIQNMVASCDVCFPIRLEGLVLTHQQFSSYEPELFPGLIYRMVKPRIVLLIFVSGKVVLTGAKDRAEIYEAFENIYPILKGFRKQ